The sequence below is a genomic window from Sphingobium sp. EP60837.
CATGTGGGCCAGCCCAATCTAAACCAGGTGCTGACCCAGATCGTCCCCAGCTTCACGGCGCAGACGCAGGGCACCGACCTTTCCAGCTTCTCGCTGTCCGCCCGCCTGCGCGGCCTTAGCCCCAACCACACGCTGGTGCTGGTCAATGGCAAGCGGCGTCATGGCAACGGCATTCTTCAGGTGATCTCGGGCGCGTTCCAGGGTTCGGCCGCGCCCAGCATCGACCTCATCCCGCCGGATTCCGTCGCCCGCGTCGAAGTGCTGCAGGAAGGCGCGGCCGCCGTCTATGGCACCGATGCGATCGCGGGCGTCATCAACTTCATCCTGAAGGACGAAGATGAGGGCGGCAGCTTCAAGGTCACCGGCGGCCAATATTATGATAGCGAAGGGGAGCTTTTCTCCGCCTCCGGCAATATGGGCTTCAAGCTCGGCGAAGACGGCTTCTTCAACCTGACGCTGTTCCACCGCCGACAGGACTATACCACGGTGGGCACCGGCCAGGTGCAGATCACGCGCGCCGACGGCACGCTGCAATCTAACACGCCCGCGCAATGGTCGAACCTGGCCGGCGATGCGCTGGCCGGCATCAACGGCGGCCAGCCCCGCACGAAGCTGACGCTCGGCTTCTACAATATGGGCTATGATTTTGGCGGCGTCGAACTTTACAGCTTCGGCGATTACGCCCGCCGCGAAGGCTGGGCAAGGCAAGGTTACCGCCATCCCAAGCGCATCTGCTACGAAACCGGCAATCTGGGCGGCAGCGTAACGACCGCGCCCTATAATCCCAACATCTGCTATAGCGATACGGGCGTATGGGGCATGGTCCCGCTGCAGCATGTGGTCGAGGACGAATATAGCTTCACGATTGGCGCGAAGGGCGAGTTCGGCGGGGGCTGGAACTATGACATCAGCGGCACCTACGGCGCACAGAAGGACAGCATCTACACCGAACAGTCCGCGCATCGCGAACTCTGGCAGGAAAGCTTCGCAGCGGGCGGCGTAGCCCGCGCCATTACGCCCAGCAGCGCCTATGACGGCGGTTTCAAACTGGCCCAAACGACCATCACCACCGACATCCGCAAGGAATTCGAAGTCGGGATGGCCAACCCGCTAACGCTGGCCTTTGGCGGCGAATATCGGAAGGACGAATATGAGATCCTTCAGGGCGACGCGGTTTCGACATATAAGACCGGCGTCCAATCCTTCCCTGGCTACAAGGCGACCGACGCGGGCGACTTCCAGCGTAGCTCCAAGGCCGCCTATCTGAACCTGATCGCTGAACCGGTTGAGGGCTGGAGCGTCGATCTTGCCGGACGCTACGAAGATTATACGGACTTCGGCGATACGGCGATCTGGAAAGCCACGACGCGCTATGACCTCTCCGACGCCATCGCGATCCGCGGCACCGTCAGTACAGGCTTCCGCGCACCGACTCTCGCCGAACAGAAATATTCGACCATCAATGTCGGCCCGACCAGTGCCGTCGCCCAGTTGCCCGCCGGCACACCCGCCGCGGCGCTGCTCGGCTTTGGTCCTTTGAAGCCGGAAAAGTCGAAGAATTTCTCGGCTGGTATCGTGCTGCGGCCGGTGCCGAAGCTGGCGATCACGATCGATGGCTACCTCATCAAGATCAAGGACCGCATCACCGGAACGGCCGCGCGCAACGCGGTGCTGAACGGCGTGGTTCAGCCGGGGGCAGCCGACATCCTGAACGCGCTCAGCGCCGCAGGTATCGTGCTTGATAGCGCGCTCTTCACCAACGGCACGATCGGTGTGTCGAGCTTCACCAACGGCATCGACACCCGCACCTGGGGCATCGATTTCTCCGCCACCTATCCGGTCGCGCTGGACTTCGGCTCGCTCAACCTATCGCTGACCGCCAACTACAACAAGACGAAGATCACCGACAACAAGGTCGGCTATCCGATCTTCAACGCCGCGTCGGAAAGCAATATCGAACGATCCAACCCTGACTATAAGGTTGTGGCCAATGCCCTGTTTAAGAGCGGCAAGTTCTCGCTGAACCTGCGTGAAACCTTCTACGGCAAGACCAGCGTGCTGGTGCGTCCCGCCTTCACGTCCACCGCGGGTGGATCGATCGTGATACCGGAGGGCGGCTTCCTGATCGCCGATGGCGCAGGCGGCGCTAACCAGCTCTACTTCAACGGCGTGGTCAAGGCGACGGCGATCACCGATCTGGAAGTGGGTTACGACTTCACCGACTTCGTCAAATTTTCGGTCGGAGCGAACAACCTGTTCAACAAGCGGCCCGAAGTGCCCAAGCTGCTGCAGGGCGTGACAGTGCCGGTCGGCGTGTCGCCCTATCAGAACGGCGCTGGCGCCTATAACAGCTATTATGGTCACGGCCCCTACAGCACGTCAGGCGGCTATTATTACGCTCGACTGGATTTTAAATTCTGAAAGCTCCTGCGGGTCGCGAAGGAAGGCCGGTCCGGTTCGCCGGGCCGGTTTTTTTCGATCCTACCCCTAGACCGTCACCCCAGCGAAAGCGGGGATGACGAAAGTTAAAGCGGTCGCGCCTCGCGCACCACCAACACCGGCACACCGTCGCGCACCGGAAAGGCCAGACCGGCCGCGTCCGACACCAGTTCATCCCGCTCCGCATTCCAACGCAGCGGCGTGCGCGTCACAGGGCAGACGAGCTTGGACAAGAGATACGGGTCCAGCGCCGCACTCATTGCATCGTCGCCCCGCCATTGCGCTCGATCCGGCCGACGATCTGCATCAACTGGATGATCCGTTCCGACCGCTCGTTCAGCGTGTCCGCCTCCAGCAGCGTCTGCTTGGCGGCGGGATCGAACGGAGCGATCTGGGCGATGCCGTTAACGAGCGACATATCGTCCAGCCGCGACACGGCGGTCCAATCGACGACATAGCCCAGCGCATCGGCAAAGCGCCGCGCCTCCTGCTCCAGCGCCGCGCGTTCGACGGCATGGAGCACCTCATCCTCCGGCGCCTGTTCGACGTCCGCCTCAATCTGGCGGAAGGCGGTGGCGACATCCAGTTCGCGGATCACGCGAAAGCGCGCCAGCCCCTTAAGGATGATGTTAAAACGGCCGTCCTCCAGCGCTTCGATCTCGCTGATATGGCCCAGGCAGCCGACGTCGAACAGCGGCGGCTTGGGCCCTTTCTCCCGCGGCTGGATCATGCCGATGCGGCGGTCGCGCGCCATCGCGTCGTGGATCAGCGCCCTGTAGCGCGGCTCGAATATATGCAGCGGCAGGTCCATGCCCGGCAGCAGCAGCGCGCCCGACAAAGGGAAGATGGAGACGCGGGCGCGGTTCACTGGGGGAGCCGTCAGGAAAAGAGGATTTGCGACAATTTCCGGCGCTGCGCCGCGACCCAAGGGTCCTCAAGGCCCGTGGCTTCGAACAGCTTGACCAATTGCGCGCGCGCCGCGCCGTCATTCCAGGCGCGGTCGCGGCGGACGATCTCCAGAAGTTCATCAGCCGCCCGGTCGCGATCGCCATTGGCCATCAACCCGCCCGCCAGTTCGAAACGCGCCTCATGATCGTCGGGATTGGCCGCAACCTTCGCTTCAACGCCCGACAGGTCGGACACCGGCCTTGCGTCGCGAGCGAGCGCGATGGCGGCGCGGGCGCGATCCACCGCTTGATCCTTCGCCACATCGGCGGGCAGTGCATCCAGCACCGCCTCAGCCTCGTCCAGCCGCGCCAGCGCAACCAGCGCCCGCGCATGGCCGGAGGCGACCTCTGCATTGTCCGGCGCCATCGCGCCAATCTGCTCAAATATAGAGAGCGCGCGATCATATTCGCCGCCCGCCAGCATTTCCTCGCCCATTTCGATCAGCGGCGCGATCTCCTGAAGCTGCGCCTTTTCATCCGATTCGATCGGTAGCTGAGCAAGCAACTGGTCAAGAAACTGCTTCAGCTGTCCCTCGGTCCGCGCCTGGCTCAAGTCGGCGACTGGCTGGCCTTGAAACACCGCATAGACGGTCGGGATCGACTGCACGCGGAATTGGGCGGCGATGAACTTATTCTCATCGACATTGATCTTCACCAGCTTCACGCCCTTGGGCGCATAGTCGGCGCAGACCTTCTCGATCACGGGGGTCAGCTGCTTGCAGGGGCCGCACCATTCGGCCCAGAAATCGACGATGACGAGGCTGGTGCGCGACGGGTCCACCACGTCACGGCGGAATGCCTCCACCGCCTCCTTGTCGCCATCACTCAGTCCAAGGGTCGCCACTGTCTTCGTCTCCTGC
It includes:
- a CDS encoding tetratricopeptide repeat protein; translation: MATLGLSDGDKEAVEAFRRDVVDPSRTSLVIVDFWAEWCGPCKQLTPVIEKVCADYAPKGVKLVKINVDENKFIAAQFRVQSIPTVYAVFQGQPVADLSQARTEGQLKQFLDQLLAQLPIESDEKAQLQEIAPLIEMGEEMLAGGEYDRALSIFEQIGAMAPDNAEVASGHARALVALARLDEAEAVLDALPADVAKDQAVDRARAAIALARDARPVSDLSGVEAKVAANPDDHEARFELAGGLMANGDRDRAADELLEIVRRDRAWNDGAARAQLVKLFEATGLEDPWVAAQRRKLSQILFS
- a CDS encoding Trm112 family protein, which translates into the protein MSAALDPYLLSKLVCPVTRTPLRWNAERDELVSDAAGLAFPVRDGVPVLVVREARPL
- a CDS encoding TonB-dependent receptor plug domain-containing protein; its protein translation is MKRLSALRLSLILASSWSACAIAQEAPQEPQADDGGAIIVTGTRAVGMQAAEAAAPVQVLSEEAISHVGQPNLNQVLTQIVPSFTAQTQGTDLSSFSLSARLRGLSPNHTLVLVNGKRRHGNGILQVISGAFQGSAAPSIDLIPPDSVARVEVLQEGAAAVYGTDAIAGVINFILKDEDEGGSFKVTGGQYYDSEGELFSASGNMGFKLGEDGFFNLTLFHRRQDYTTVGTGQVQITRADGTLQSNTPAQWSNLAGDALAGINGGQPRTKLTLGFYNMGYDFGGVELYSFGDYARREGWARQGYRHPKRICYETGNLGGSVTTAPYNPNICYSDTGVWGMVPLQHVVEDEYSFTIGAKGEFGGGWNYDISGTYGAQKDSIYTEQSAHRELWQESFAAGGVARAITPSSAYDGGFKLAQTTITTDIRKEFEVGMANPLTLAFGGEYRKDEYEILQGDAVSTYKTGVQSFPGYKATDAGDFQRSSKAAYLNLIAEPVEGWSVDLAGRYEDYTDFGDTAIWKATTRYDLSDAIAIRGTVSTGFRAPTLAEQKYSTINVGPTSAVAQLPAGTPAAALLGFGPLKPEKSKNFSAGIVLRPVPKLAITIDGYLIKIKDRITGTAARNAVLNGVVQPGAADILNALSAAGIVLDSALFTNGTIGVSSFTNGIDTRTWGIDFSATYPVALDFGSLNLSLTANYNKTKITDNKVGYPIFNAASESNIERSNPDYKVVANALFKSGKFSLNLRETFYGKTSVLVRPAFTSTAGGSIVIPEGGFLIADGAGGANQLYFNGVVKATAITDLEVGYDFTDFVKFSVGANNLFNKRPEVPKLLQGVTVPVGVSPYQNGAGAYNSYYGHGPYSTSGGYYYARLDFKF
- a CDS encoding LON peptidase substrate-binding domain-containing protein; protein product: MNRARVSIFPLSGALLLPGMDLPLHIFEPRYRALIHDAMARDRRIGMIQPREKGPKPPLFDVGCLGHISEIEALEDGRFNIILKGLARFRVIRELDVATAFRQIEADVEQAPEDEVLHAVERAALEQEARRFADALGYVVDWTAVSRLDDMSLVNGIAQIAPFDPAAKQTLLEADTLNERSERIIQLMQIVGRIERNGGATMQ